In Nematostella vectensis chromosome 2, jaNemVect1.1, whole genome shotgun sequence, one genomic interval encodes:
- the LOC5514767 gene encoding N-acetylated-alpha-linked acidic dipeptidase 2-like encodes MGKTDSVKSLFDVKMELQPEEESFAKPNLLHKKQEKSHDFKPYLILATKVCLVVLLVVVAFVAGYFVRRVVREPGTKASAPKGELYPTSTPTPDNAPSYNQALLLEALSLISPKNIENNLRYLTSRPHIAASARNLELAENISETWKNLGFGSVKKVKYNVLLSFPTKNKTNGAMLLDGNGDVKFETAKQNKPVEPSEDSPDAYPPYSAYSPTGVETGELVFANYGSPDDFSYLKSKGINVTNKIAIIKYGKVFRGDKVTNAAKAGAKAAILFNDPKDFGPVPDDQLYPNGWWLPRTGVERGSVLLGTGDPLTPRYPAKEGVYRGFSSDIPLPTIPAHPISADDAKVFLSKMSGPDAPDDWQGGLNITYRLGPGFVRPYENWTVKVETNNDHVSKDIYNVIAVIKGREEPDRLVLLGNHRDAWVFGGTDPSSGTACMLEMSRILGHMLRTGWRTRRSIVLGSWGGEEFGLIGSTEWVEDNLHTLYQRGIAYINVDSPVRGNYTFFAWASPLLNQVLYEATKLVPDPVNQNVSVYYNWLKRSPGDGNQPRIYGLGSGSDYAPFYLRAGLPVMDLRYMFDKKKFHGVSSYPTYHSLHDTFNYAKKFLDPHFYTHMTMARIWLAVVYQLAEKPLLPLRLHDYLSVVNGSALALQKKYGTQLKNRNISLDFLFRSINNFGNGVKVMNSMIKNTILNDTLALRMLNDRLMGVEKTFLNFAGLPKRPLYWHSVFAPSLYNSYASVTFPGLSDALTDASKSGDWDLVRRQISEVAIAIDWTAQFLAESV; translated from the exons ATGGGAAAAACCGACAGCGTGAAGTCACTGTTTGATGTGAAGATGGAACTCCAGCCGGAGGAAGAATCTTTCGCAAAGCCTAACCTCTTACACAAGAAACAGGAAAAGTCACACGACTTTAAACCGTATCTCATTCTCGCCACTAAAGTATGTTTGGTTGTTTTGCTCGTTGTGGTTGCATTTGTCGCTGGATATTTTGTGCGTAGGGTCGTCCGTGAGCCAGGGACTAAAGCAAGTGCTCCGAAGGGCGAACTTTATCCAACATCAACACCTACGCCTGACAATGCACCTTCGTACAACCAGGCGCTATTACTGGAAGCGCTTTCCCTTATCTCGCCAAAAAATATCGAAAACAACTTAAG ATATCTTACCTCCAGACCCCACATCGCAGCTTCAGCCAGAAACCTCGAACTCGCCGAGAATATCAGCGAAACATGGAAGAACCTCGGCTTCGGCTCGGTGAAAAAAGTCAAGTACAACGTCTTACTGTCGTTCCCAACAAAGAATAAAACTAACGGGGCCATGTTGCTGGACGGAAATGGCGATGTGAAATTCGAGACCGCCAAGCAGAACAAGCCAGTTGAGCCTTCAGAAGACTCTCCAGACGCGTACCCGCCTTACAGTGCGTATTCGCCTACTGGCGTGGAAACC GGTGAACTGGTCTTTGCGAACTATGGTAGCCCCGATGACTTTAGCTATCTCAAATCCAAGGGAATCAACGTTACGAATAAGATTGCAATCATCAAGTATGGAAAAGTCTTCAGAGGAGATAAG GTTACTAATGCTGCAAAGGCTGGAGCAAAAGCAGCAATTTTATTTAACGACCCCAAGGATTTCGGACCAGTCCCTGACGACCAGCTCTATCCGAACGGTTGGTGGCTTCCGCGGACTGGGGTCGAGAGAGGATCGGTGCTTTTGGGCACAGGGGACCCACTTACACCCAGATATCCCGCGAAAG AGGGAGTTTATCGCGGTTTCTCATCCGATATCCCCCTACCCACTATTCCTGCTCACCCTATTTCTGCCGATGACGCCAAAGTGTTTCTCAG TAAAATGTCTGGTCCCGACGCTCCAGACGATTGGCAGGGAGGTCTCAACATCACCTACAGACTGGGCCCAGGGTTTGTCCGCCCTTATGAAAATTG GACAGTGAAAGTAGAAACGAACAATGACCACGTTTCAAAAGACATCTACAACGTCATAGCAGTTATCAAAGGCCGAGAGGAGCCTG ACAGGCTGGTCCTACTCGGTAACCATAGAGACGCGTGGGTTTTCGGTGGCACGGACCCATCTAGTGGTACAGCTTGTATGCTGGAGATGAGCAGAATACTGGGCCACATGCTCCgcacag GCTGGCGAACTCGTCGTAGCATTGTACTAGGGAGCTGGGGTGGGGAGGAGTTCGGTTTGATTGGATCGACTGAATGGGTGGAG GACAATCTTCACACGCTGTACCAGCGAGGCATCGCGTACATCAACGTGGATTCCCCAGTCAGAG GTAACTACACGTTCTTTGCATGGGCAAGTCCCCTTCTAAACCAAGTACTATATGAAGCTACAAAATTG GTGCCGGATCCAGTAAACCAAAATGTATCTGTGTATTACAACTGGCTAAAACGATCACCAGGTGATGGAAATCAGCCAAG GATTTATGGATTGGGCTCCGGAAGCGATTACGCGCCTTTCTACCTGCGTGCTGGACTCCCGGTAATGGATTTGAGATACATGTTCGATAAG AAAAAGTTCCACGGGGTATCATCGTACCCAACGTATCATTCGCTCCACGACACATTCAACTATGCAAAGAAGTTTTTGGACCCTCATTTCTACACACACATGACGATGGCGCGTATCTGGCTAGCTGTCGTGTACCAGCTGGCCGAGAAGCCTCTGTTGCCGTTACGTCTGCACGACTACCTGAGCGTGGTTAACGGCTCGGCGCTCGcactacaaaaaaagtatGGAACGCAATTGAAGAACAGAAATATATCTCTCG ACTTTCTATTCCGATCTATTAACAATTTTGGCAATGGAGTAAAGGTTATGAACTCGATGATAAAGAACACCATATTGAATGA CACCCTAGCTCTGCGCATGCTGAATGACAGGCTGATGGGGGTGGAAAAAACCTTCCTTAATTTCGCCGGCCTCCCTAAACGTCCTCTTTATTG GCATAGCGTCTTCGCCCCCAGCCTCTACAACTCGTACGCAAGTGTTACGTTCCCAGGCCTCAGCGATGCGCTGACCGATGCGAGCAAGTCTGGAGACTGGGACCTAGTGCGTCGCCAAATCTCCGAGGTTGCCATAGCAATTGATTGGACTGCACAGTTTTTGGCGGAAAGTGTGTGA